From a single Leptotrichia sp. OH3620_COT-345 genomic region:
- a CDS encoding RNA-binding protein has protein sequence MKKDIFLKQFPASLEYEVSKLYNTFEIAMEYNIITYTEEFYTPNIWKKLTEKIEGIKVITEGVFKNSDRRQIGFVPEEIFRKEVLNMNGKIKNNMEFPCRLLKIEINSKFSEYTHRDFLGSLIGLNIKRELMGDLILYGDKGYIPVSEKIADYILSELNRIGNVPCIVEKMNMKDAENIPEYRYDDRLIVVSSKRLDSIISAITNISRTKVIEPIEKGKVFIDYYEEKNKARILEIGSLITIRGVGKYKLFSEHGETKKGKERLLIKKYI, from the coding sequence ATGAAGAAAGATATATTTTTAAAACAGTTCCCTGCCAGTTTGGAATATGAAGTAAGTAAACTCTATAATACTTTTGAAATAGCAATGGAATACAATATAATAACTTATACTGAGGAATTTTATACTCCAAATATATGGAAAAAACTCACTGAGAAAATAGAAGGTATTAAAGTGATAACAGAAGGAGTGTTTAAAAATAGTGACAGAAGACAAATAGGTTTTGTTCCTGAAGAGATTTTCAGGAAAGAAGTTTTAAATATGAACGGAAAAATAAAAAATAATATGGAATTTCCGTGTAGATTATTAAAAATAGAAATAAATTCAAAATTTAGTGAGTATACACATAGAGATTTTCTCGGAAGTCTTATAGGGCTTAATATAAAGAGGGAATTGATGGGGGATTTGATTTTGTATGGAGATAAAGGATATATTCCCGTATCCGAAAAAATAGCGGATTATATCCTTTCGGAATTAAACCGGATCGGAAATGTTCCGTGTATCGTAGAAAAAATGAATATGAAAGATGCTGAAAATATACCTGAATACAGATATGACGACAGACTTATAGTTGTATCGTCAAAAAGACTTGATAGTATCATTTCGGCAATAACCAATATATCGAGGACAAAAGTGATAGAGCCGATAGAAAAAGGGAAAGTATTTATTGATTATTATGAAGAGAAAAATAAGGCAAGAATTCTTGAAATCGGGAGTCTTATAACAATAAGAGGAGTTGGAAAATATAAACTTTTTTCTGAACACGGAGAAACAAAAAAAGGAAAAGAAAGACTGCTAATTAAGAAATATATATAA
- a CDS encoding M48 family metallopeptidase yields MRTEKVLGYDVHRKKVKNINLRINSQMEVYISVPMNLHVSYIENFIRSKESWIKKVLNKIETVKLKQTGYEYKTGEIHNFLGEGYVLKVKISNNNKVILKKEREELLLITKFDNFEEKKKIMEKWYFECAKKLFPVVMEKWLNILNERIEHLSIKPMKTRWGSCNYNKRYINLNTELIKRTLFEIEYVVLHELAHLKYPNHGKGFYNYVEKYMPDYRKAEKMLNAKHYY; encoded by the coding sequence ATGAGAACAGAAAAAGTTTTAGGATATGATGTTCACAGAAAAAAGGTAAAAAATATAAATTTGAGAATAAATAGTCAAATGGAAGTTTATATTTCAGTTCCAATGAATTTACATGTAAGTTATATTGAAAATTTTATTCGTTCTAAAGAAAGTTGGATAAAAAAAGTTTTAAATAAAATTGAAACTGTAAAATTGAAACAGACCGGATATGAGTATAAAACAGGAGAAATCCATAATTTTCTTGGAGAAGGATATGTTTTAAAAGTTAAAATAAGTAATAACAATAAAGTCATTTTGAAAAAAGAAAGAGAAGAATTGTTACTTATTACAAAATTTGACAATTTTGAAGAAAAAAAGAAAATAATGGAAAAGTGGTATTTTGAATGTGCAAAAAAACTATTTCCTGTTGTGATGGAAAAATGGCTCAATATATTAAATGAAAGAATAGAGCATTTATCTATTAAACCAATGAAAACAAGATGGGGCTCGTGTAATTATAATAAAAGATATATAAATCTTAATACAGAACTTATAAAAAGAACACTTTTTGAAATAGAGTATGTTGTTTTGCATGAGTTGGCGCACTTGAAATATCCTAATCATGGTAAAGGCTTTTATAATTATGTGGAGAAATATATGCCTGATTATAGAAAAGCTGAAAAAATGCTTAATGCAAAACACTATTATTAG
- the pepF gene encoding oligoendopeptidase F encodes MEKNVKEYKWNLSDIYKNYGEWGKDFEKAEKIRQELILYKGKMSNEKKLLEFLKKQEELDKISYKLYRYPQLARDLNSSDKEAVENLQKIQFLFSGISTDLSWLNSELIDNKSKIEKWIEKEEFSDYKFGLKNLFRLQKHVLSERESKLLSYFSSFFSIPSTIYTEITVTDVEWPIVRLSTGEKVEVTTANYSRILTNSRNQKDRKLMFENYYGIYKGKENTIAAIYNSILQKNIGKKKAYEYNSFLLSFLEGNNIPEKVYLNLINTAKENTEALQRYLKLRKKILGLKKYHNYDGSVSLIKFNKDYEYDNAKKIVLESVKPLGKDYSEKMKKAISEGWIDVFEAKGKRSGAYSAGVYGVHPYMLLNYNKTLDSVFTLAHELGHTLHTLYSDENQPFSMSGYTIFVAEVASTFNERLLLDYMLEKTEDSKEKIALLEQEIRNITGTFYFQALLADYEYRAHSLAENGKPVTANVLSGIMEELFDEYYGKDVEKDELLYVLWSRVPHFFNSPFYVYQYATCFASSAILYDRIIKEKNEIKKKKALKKYIGLLSSGGNDFPMEQLKKAGVDLSKKTAIKAVSEQLNILIDKLENEIKKIDT; translated from the coding sequence ATGGAAAAAAATGTAAAAGAATATAAATGGAATTTAAGTGATATTTATAAAAATTACGGAGAATGGGGAAAAGATTTTGAAAAAGCTGAAAAGATAAGACAGGAACTTATTTTGTATAAAGGGAAAATGTCAAATGAGAAAAAATTACTGGAATTTTTAAAAAAACAGGAAGAACTTGATAAAATATCTTACAAACTTTATAGATATCCTCAATTAGCAAGAGATTTGAATTCATCGGATAAAGAAGCTGTAGAAAATTTACAGAAAATACAGTTTTTATTTTCAGGAATATCTACTGATTTGTCTTGGCTGAATTCTGAACTTATTGATAATAAAAGTAAAATAGAAAAATGGATAGAAAAAGAAGAGTTTTCAGATTATAAATTTGGATTAAAAAATCTTTTTCGACTTCAAAAGCATGTGTTAAGTGAAAGAGAAAGTAAACTTTTATCTTATTTCAGTTCATTTTTTTCGATACCATCGACAATATATACAGAAATTACTGTAACTGATGTAGAATGGCCTATAGTCCGATTAAGCACAGGAGAAAAAGTAGAAGTGACTACTGCAAATTATTCCAGAATTTTAACTAACAGCAGAAATCAGAAAGATAGGAAACTGATGTTTGAAAATTATTATGGAATATACAAAGGAAAGGAAAATACAATAGCTGCAATATATAATTCAATTTTACAGAAAAATATAGGAAAAAAGAAAGCTTATGAGTATAATTCCTTTTTATTAAGTTTTCTTGAAGGGAACAATATTCCTGAAAAAGTATATCTGAACCTTATAAATACTGCAAAGGAAAATACAGAAGCACTACAAAGGTATTTAAAATTAAGAAAAAAAATACTAGGACTGAAAAAATATCATAATTATGACGGTTCAGTAAGTCTTATTAAGTTTAACAAAGATTATGAATATGATAATGCAAAAAAAATAGTACTGGAATCGGTAAAACCTTTAGGAAAAGATTATTCGGAAAAAATGAAAAAAGCTATAAGTGAGGGGTGGATTGATGTTTTCGAAGCTAAGGGGAAACGTTCGGGGGCCTATTCAGCAGGAGTTTATGGGGTTCATCCTTATATGCTTTTAAATTATAATAAAACATTGGACAGTGTTTTTACATTGGCACATGAACTGGGACATACACTACATACGCTGTATTCCGATGAAAATCAACCGTTTTCCATGTCAGGATATACAATATTTGTAGCTGAAGTGGCATCTACATTTAATGAAAGACTTTTACTCGATTATATGCTCGAAAAAACTGAAGATTCGAAAGAAAAGATAGCTCTTCTTGAACAGGAAATAAGAAATATAACAGGAACTTTCTATTTTCAAGCATTATTGGCAGATTATGAATATAGAGCACATTCATTGGCAGAAAATGGGAAGCCTGTAACTGCTAATGTCCTGAGCGGAATTATGGAAGAGCTTTTTGATGAATATTATGGAAAAGATGTTGAAAAAGATGAACTGCTTTATGTACTGTGGTCAAGAGTACCTCATTTTTTCAATTCTCCGTTTTATGTATATCAATATGCGACATGTTTCGCTTCATCAGCGATATTGTATGACAGAATAATAAAAGAAAAAAATGAAATAAAGAAGAAAAAAGCATTAAAAAAATATATAGGATTACTTTCTTCAGGAGGAAATGATTTTCCAATGGAGCAATTGAAAAAAGCGGGTGTGGATTTATCAAAAAAAACGGCAATAAAAGCTGTTTCGGAACAACTTAATATACTTATCGATAAATTAGAGAATGAAATAAAAAAAATAGATACTTAA
- a CDS encoding YkvA family protein, producing the protein MNKREKKFYERFKSENINEEQIKKAKNIAVHLGKVSSKFLLLIKMINSNFKGEFKISTMDKLKIIGAIVYVITPIDAVPDFMPLLGFGDDIAVVTYVLSKLDKLVSEYEKFENLKVRAKEKSEGPDFENMRTVNEESE; encoded by the coding sequence ATGAATAAGAGAGAAAAAAAGTTTTATGAAAGGTTTAAGTCTGAAAATATTAATGAAGAACAGATTAAAAAAGCTAAAAATATAGCTGTTCATTTAGGAAAGGTATCATCAAAATTTTTACTACTCATAAAAATGATAAATTCCAATTTCAAAGGAGAATTTAAAATTTCGACAATGGATAAGCTGAAAATAATCGGAGCAATAGTTTATGTAATAACTCCTATAGATGCAGTACCTGATTTTATGCCGTTACTGGGATTTGGAGATGATATAGCTGTAGTAACTTATGTTTTATCAAAATTAGATAAACTGGTTTCAGAATATGAAAAATTTGAAAATCTAAAAGTACGGGCAAAAGAAAAATCAGAAGGACCTGATTTTGAAAATATGAGAACGGTCAATGAAGAAAGTGAATAA